Proteins encoded within one genomic window of Panacibacter microcysteis:
- a CDS encoding SufS family cysteine desulfurase, producing MTAATTLLNEAIDIQKIRADFPILQTTVNGKPLVYFDNAASSQKPWKVIKAIEHYYTHLNSNVHRGVHTLSQQATGAFEESRRKIAAFINAAHDYEVIYTRGTTESINLVAHSYGKQFVHEGDEIIISSLEHHSNIVPWQMLCEEKKATLKVIPINEKGELLMDAFNAMLNEKVKLVAVNYISNSLGTINPVKEIIAAAHAFDIPVMLDAAQAVQHIPIDVQELDADFLAFSGHKMYGPTGIGILYGKEKWLNAMPPYQGGGEMIKTVSFEKTTYNDLPFKFEAGTPNIEASVCLGAAIDYINETGLENIRQYEHELLQYATEKLAEVEGIRFIGTADNKASVVSFVIGNIHPYDVGVILDKLGIAVRTGHHCTQPLMDIFAIPGTVRASFAFYNTKEEIDILVAAVKRAAAMLS from the coding sequence ATGACAGCAGCAACAACATTACTAAACGAAGCAATAGATATACAAAAGATCCGCGCAGATTTTCCCATTCTCCAGACCACAGTAAATGGCAAGCCGCTTGTTTATTTTGACAATGCCGCTTCTTCTCAAAAGCCATGGAAGGTTATAAAAGCAATAGAACATTATTACACGCACCTTAACAGCAATGTACACCGTGGTGTGCATACATTAAGCCAGCAAGCAACTGGTGCTTTCGAAGAATCAAGAAGGAAAATTGCTGCGTTTATAAACGCGGCACACGACTACGAGGTAATTTATACACGCGGCACTACCGAAAGCATTAACCTGGTTGCGCACTCATACGGAAAACAATTTGTACACGAAGGAGATGAGATCATCATATCTTCCCTGGAACATCATTCCAACATTGTTCCATGGCAAATGCTGTGCGAAGAGAAGAAAGCAACGTTGAAAGTAATACCCATCAATGAAAAAGGTGAATTGCTGATGGACGCCTTCAATGCCATGCTAAATGAAAAAGTAAAACTTGTTGCTGTAAATTATATTTCTAATTCTCTGGGCACGATAAACCCGGTAAAGGAAATAATTGCTGCAGCGCATGCATTTGACATACCCGTTATGCTGGATGCAGCGCAGGCTGTACAACACATACCGATTGATGTGCAGGAGCTGGATGCAGATTTTCTCGCATTTTCAGGCCATAAGATGTACGGGCCCACAGGTATTGGTATTCTATACGGTAAAGAAAAATGGCTGAATGCAATGCCCCCATACCAGGGCGGCGGAGAAATGATCAAAACCGTGTCGTTCGAAAAAACAACTTACAACGACCTGCCGTTTAAATTTGAGGCCGGCACGCCAAATATAGAAGCATCTGTATGCCTTGGTGCAGCTATCGATTATATCAATGAAACAGGGCTGGAAAACATCAGGCAATACGAGCATGAATTGCTGCAATACGCTACAGAAAAACTTGCTGAGGTAGAAGGCATTCGTTTCATTGGCACTGCAGACAACAAGGCAAGTGTTGTTTCATTTGTTATAGGCAACATTCACCCGTATGATGTAGGTGTTATACTTGATAAACTTGGTATTGCTGTGCGTACGGGCCACCATTGTACACAACCTTTGATGGACATATTCGCTATACCCGGCACTGTGCGTGCATCTTTTGCTTTTTACAACACAAAAGAGGAAATTGATATACTGGTGGCAGCAGTAAAAAGAGCCGCTGCTATGTTAAGTTAG
- a CDS encoding SufE family protein, which produces MTINETQDELIEEFSLFGDWMEKYENIIQMGKELPLIEDQYKTDDNLIKGCQSRVWLHADYSGGRVIFTADSDAIITKGLVSMVVRVLSNHTPDEIMHADLYFVDQIGLKEHLSVTRSNGLVSMIKQMKLYAIAIKTKENAG; this is translated from the coding sequence ATGACGATAAATGAAACACAGGACGAACTGATAGAAGAGTTTTCACTGTTTGGTGACTGGATGGAGAAATATGAGAACATCATCCAGATGGGCAAAGAGTTGCCGCTGATTGAAGACCAATACAAAACCGATGACAATCTTATAAAAGGCTGCCAGTCGCGGGTCTGGCTGCATGCTGACTATAGCGGTGGCAGGGTGATTTTTACTGCAGACAGCGATGCCATCATTACAAAAGGTTTGGTAAGCATGGTTGTTCGTGTATTGAGTAACCATACGCCGGATGAGATCATGCATGCAGACCTTTATTTTGTTGACCAGATTGGTTTAAAAGAACATCTTTCAGTTACCAGGTCAAACGGGTTGGTATCGATGATAAAGCAAATGAAGCTGTATGCTATTGCCATTAAAACAAAAGAAAATGCCGGTTAA
- a CDS encoding iron-sulfur cluster assembly protein gives MIDKITLEIKIIEALQTVFDPEMPANIYDLGLVYNIDIKEDGYVNITMTLTAPGCPVAGEIIMDVDSKVRSIDGVKDVNVMLTFDPAWNRDMMTEEAKLELGFL, from the coding sequence ATGATTGATAAAATAACACTTGAAATAAAGATCATTGAAGCATTGCAAACCGTATTCGACCCTGAAATGCCGGCGAATATCTACGATCTTGGGCTGGTTTACAACATTGACATAAAAGAAGATGGTTATGTAAACATCACCATGACGTTAACAGCACCCGGCTGCCCTGTTGCAGGTGAAATTATTATGGATGTAGATAGCAAGGTGAGAAGTATAGACGGTGTTAAAGACGTAAACGTTATGCTTACATTCGATCCGGCATGGAACAGGGATATGATGACAGAAGAAGCCAAACTTGAGCTTGGATTTTTATAA
- the infC gene encoding translation initiation factor IF-3 has protein sequence MALPNRGGGGGRFNPRFNRQPEPEHRINERIRVPQVRLVGDNVTVGIYPTDEARKIARDLELDLVEISPNADPPVCKAIDYKKFLYEKKRKEKDMKANAKQSEVKEIRFTPGTDDHDFDFKAKHAEKFLKDGNKVKAYVQFKGRAIMFKERGELVLLKFAERLAEVGQPEALPKLEGKRMLLMLTPKTGKKKKEGAAAE, from the coding sequence ATGGCGTTACCTAACAGAGGAGGAGGTGGGGGCCGTTTCAACCCACGCTTTAACAGGCAACCAGAGCCTGAACATCGTATCAACGAAAGAATAAGAGTACCACAGGTTAGACTTGTAGGAGATAATGTGACCGTTGGTATTTACCCAACGGATGAGGCAAGAAAAATTGCCCGTGATTTAGAACTTGATCTTGTAGAAATATCGCCAAATGCAGACCCGCCGGTTTGTAAGGCCATCGATTATAAAAAGTTTCTTTACGAGAAAAAGCGTAAAGAAAAAGATATGAAAGCCAATGCCAAGCAGAGCGAGGTAAAAGAGATACGCTTTACGCCCGGTACTGACGACCACGATTTTGATTTTAAAGCAAAGCATGCTGAAAAGTTCCTGAAAGATGGTAATAAGGTGAAAGCGTATGTGCAGTTTAAGGGTCGTGCGATTATGTTTAAAGAGCGCGGAGAACTGGTGCTGCTGAAATTTGCTGAGCGCCTGGCAGAGGTAGGCCAGCCCGAAGCTTTACCTAAACTGGAAGGTAAAAGAATGTTGCTGATGCTTACACCTAAAACAGGTAAGAAGAAAAAAGAAGGCGCCGCCGCAGAATAA
- the thrS gene encoding threonine--tRNA ligase — MINITLPDGAVRQYESGVSALDVAKSISEGLARKVLAASVNGEVWDATRPITNDASLKLLTWDDKDGQATFWHSSAHLMAEAVESMFPGVKFWVGPATENPKGFYYDMDLGDRKLTEEDLAALEEKMNELAKQGNAYVRKEMPKAEAVDYFAKKGDEYKLDLLQNLEDGNITFYSQGGFTDLCRGPHIPNTGFIKAIKLTNIAGAYWKGDEKNKQLTRLYGVTFPSQKELDAYLQMLEEAKKRDHRKLGKELGIYTMDDDVGQGLIMWMPNGTVIIEELEKLAKEAEEEAGYKRVVTPHIAKESMYLTSGHLPYYADSMYPPMELDGEKYYLKSMNCPHHHKIFAAEPKSYRDLPYRIAEYGTVYRYEQSGELFGLMRVRCLHMNDAHIYCTKEQFGAEFRAVNEMYLKYFKIFGVEKYVMRLSLHAPEKLGVKYVNEPELWKETEEMVRNVLIESKIPYVEVQDEAAFYGPKIDVQIYSVIGREFTLATNQVDFSQGRSFKLQYTTQDNAAETPLIIHRAPLGTHERFIGFLLEHYAGKLPVWLSPLQVKILPISDKFMDYANEVRRKLKAAGVRVEVDDRNEKIGKKIREAELSRVPYMLVLGEKEVNEEKVAIRRQGKGDAGTQHIDEFINTITAEIKNRIGE; from the coding sequence ATGATCAATATTACTTTACCAGATGGCGCAGTACGCCAATATGAAAGTGGCGTTTCTGCTTTGGATGTAGCAAAATCAATCAGCGAAGGGCTAGCACGTAAGGTGCTTGCTGCAAGTGTAAACGGCGAAGTGTGGGATGCAACAAGACCAATAACGAATGATGCTTCACTCAAACTGCTGACATGGGACGATAAAGATGGCCAGGCAACCTTCTGGCACTCTTCTGCGCACCTGATGGCCGAAGCGGTGGAAAGTATGTTTCCCGGCGTAAAATTCTGGGTGGGGCCCGCAACCGAAAACCCAAAAGGCTTTTATTATGATATGGATCTTGGCGACAGGAAACTTACCGAAGAAGATCTTGCCGCGCTGGAAGAGAAAATGAATGAACTGGCCAAACAGGGCAACGCCTACGTTAGAAAAGAAATGCCAAAAGCAGAAGCTGTGGATTACTTTGCCAAAAAAGGTGATGAATATAAACTCGACCTGTTGCAAAACCTGGAAGATGGCAACATTACTTTTTACTCGCAGGGTGGTTTTACAGATCTCTGCCGCGGGCCACACATACCCAACACCGGTTTTATTAAAGCCATAAAACTTACCAATATTGCCGGCGCTTACTGGAAGGGCGATGAAAAGAACAAGCAGCTTACCCGCTTATACGGTGTAACATTCCCCAGCCAGAAAGAACTGGATGCTTACCTGCAAATGCTGGAAGAAGCAAAGAAAAGAGACCACCGAAAACTCGGGAAAGAGCTTGGCATCTACACTATGGATGATGATGTTGGACAGGGCTTGATTATGTGGATGCCTAACGGCACCGTGATTATTGAAGAACTGGAGAAACTTGCCAAGGAAGCAGAGGAAGAGGCGGGCTACAAAAGGGTGGTTACGCCGCACATCGCTAAAGAGAGTATGTACCTTACCAGCGGTCACCTGCCTTATTATGCAGATAGTATGTATCCTCCTATGGAACTGGATGGAGAGAAATATTATCTCAAATCAATGAATTGCCCGCATCACCATAAAATATTTGCGGCCGAACCAAAAAGCTACCGAGACCTGCCATACCGCATTGCAGAATACGGAACAGTTTACCGGTATGAACAAAGTGGTGAATTGTTTGGTTTAATGCGTGTGCGTTGCCTTCATATGAACGACGCCCATATTTACTGCACCAAAGAACAGTTTGGGGCCGAGTTTAGAGCGGTAAATGAAATGTACCTGAAGTACTTTAAAATTTTTGGTGTTGAAAAATATGTGATGCGTTTGTCTTTGCATGCGCCGGAAAAACTTGGCGTGAAATATGTGAATGAACCGGAACTGTGGAAAGAGACCGAAGAAATGGTTCGCAACGTATTGATTGAATCAAAGATACCATACGTAGAGGTGCAGGATGAAGCAGCATTTTACGGTCCTAAAATAGATGTACAGATATACAGTGTAATTGGCCGCGAATTTACACTGGCAACAAACCAGGTAGATTTCTCCCAGGGCAGAAGCTTCAAGTTGCAGTACACAACCCAGGATAACGCGGCAGAAACACCATTGATCATTCATCGTGCGCCACTGGGTACGCATGAAAGATTTATAGGCTTTTTGCTTGAGCATTATGCAGGTAAACTGCCGGTTTGGCTTTCGCCGCTGCAGGTTAAAATACTGCCGATCAGCGATAAGTTTATGGACTACGCAAATGAGGTAAGACGCAAACTGAAAGCAGCAGGAGTAAGAGTGGAAGTAGATGACCGTAATGAAAAGATTGGCAAAAAGATAAGGGAAGCAGAATTAAGCCGCGTACCTTACATGCTGGTACTGGGCGAGAAAGAAGTGAATGAAGAAAAAGTAGCTATTCGCCGCCAGGGCAAAGGAGATGCCGGTACTCAGCATATTGATGAATTTATCAATACGATAACAGCAGAGATAAAAAATCGTATTGGAGAATAA
- the mgrA gene encoding L-glyceraldehyde 3-phosphate reductase: MSYTPAKDRYDVMKYNRCGKSGLLLPAISLGLWHNFGSVDVFENGRAMVRRAFDRGITHFDLANNYGPKPGSAEENFGRILRKDFDGYLRDELIISTKAGYLMWPGPYGEWGSRKYVMASCNQSLKRMGLEYVDIFYSHRPDPATPLEETMMALDAIVRQGKALYVGISSYSAEETRQAAIILKSLGTPCVIHQPKYSMFERWVENGLLDVLDEFGIGCIPFSPLAQGLLTDRYLKGIPEDSRAGKSWGFLKSNEITEERMRTIVALNEIAKQRNQSLAQMALAWLLKDSRITSVLIGASSVKQLDDNIDMLNNLNFTPDELNTIESVLQ; the protein is encoded by the coding sequence ATGAGTTATACACCCGCAAAAGACAGGTACGATGTTATGAAATACAACCGTTGTGGTAAAAGCGGTTTGTTATTGCCCGCTATTTCGCTGGGGCTTTGGCACAACTTCGGTTCTGTAGATGTTTTTGAAAATGGAAGGGCAATGGTACGCCGGGCATTTGACCGCGGCATTACGCATTTTGACCTGGCCAATAACTATGGGCCAAAACCTGGCTCGGCAGAAGAAAACTTTGGCAGAATATTGCGAAAGGATTTTGACGGCTACCTGAGGGATGAACTGATTATTTCTACCAAAGCCGGTTATCTTATGTGGCCTGGCCCTTATGGCGAATGGGGTTCCCGTAAGTATGTAATGGCAAGCTGTAACCAGAGCCTTAAAAGAATGGGTTTGGAGTATGTGGATATTTTTTACTCGCATCGTCCTGACCCGGCTACACCCCTTGAAGAAACAATGATGGCGCTGGATGCTATTGTACGCCAGGGTAAGGCATTGTATGTAGGCATATCAAGTTACAGCGCAGAAGAAACAAGACAGGCCGCTATTATATTGAAGAGTCTTGGTACACCCTGTGTTATTCATCAGCCAAAGTATTCGATGTTTGAAAGATGGGTTGAAAATGGTTTGCTGGATGTACTCGATGAATTTGGTATCGGCTGTATTCCTTTTTCGCCGCTGGCGCAGGGCTTGCTTACAGACCGTTATTTAAAAGGCATTCCCGAAGATTCAAGGGCAGGTAAATCGTGGGGCTTTTTAAAAAGTAACGAAATAACCGAAGAGAGAATGAGAACGATTGTTGCGTTAAACGAAATTGCGAAACAACGCAACCAGTCGCTGGCACAAATGGCATTGGCGTGGTTATTAAAAGACAGTCGCATAACTTCTGTATTGATAGGCGCAAGTTCTGTAAAGCAACTGGATGATAATATTGACATGTTGAATAACCTGAACTTTACGCCGGATGAATTAAATACGATAGAATCTGTATTGCAATAA
- a CDS encoding TrmH family RNA methyltransferase: MTPERKERMLKVLDKRQPNLTVVLENVQDPHNISAVMRTCDAVGIQDVYILNTKIPRHKKFGFRSSGSAQKWLTVYQFDQVRACVAAVRSKYTHLYTTHLATNAVSLYDINFTNSVALIFGNEHIGVSEELRSLCDGNFIIPQVGIIQSLNISVACAVSIYEAFRQKNNAGHYNAPALPAEKKNELMQLWSNGVEGPNDAG, encoded by the coding sequence ATGACTCCTGAAAGAAAAGAGCGAATGTTAAAAGTGCTTGACAAGCGACAGCCCAACCTGACTGTTGTGCTGGAAAATGTGCAGGACCCGCACAACATTTCTGCTGTTATGCGCACCTGCGATGCAGTAGGTATACAGGACGTTTATATACTTAACACAAAAATACCCAGGCATAAGAAATTTGGCTTTAGAAGCAGTGGCAGTGCACAGAAATGGCTTACTGTGTACCAGTTTGATCAGGTGCGGGCATGCGTGGCCGCCGTGCGCAGTAAATACACACATTTGTACACTACACACCTGGCAACAAATGCCGTAAGTTTATACGATATTAACTTTACCAACAGTGTAGCTTTAATATTTGGCAATGAGCACATAGGTGTTTCAGAAGAGCTGCGCAGCCTGTGCGATGGAAATTTTATTATACCACAGGTTGGCATTATACAAAGCCTGAATATTTCTGTGGCCTGCGCTGTTAGTATTTATGAGGCATTCAGGCAAAAGAACAATGCCGGCCACTATAACGCACCCGCCTTGCCTGCAGAGAAAAAGAACGAACTGATGCAGTTGTGGAGCAATGGTGTGGAAGGCCCGAATGATGCCGGTTAA
- a CDS encoding TraB/GumN family protein translates to MRKRFAFALMVWCVAFLLNPYYGLSQKKPAASSNTDKPVKLKKYPSLLWEITGNGLKQPSYLFGTMHISNKMVFNLSDSFYKAIKSVEVVALEQNPEVWQEVYSSPGFDDGYGMQGNMLNRFDLSNERLTEQTFSISNYEARIQAGLVSEARLINGMLYRNNVGQEDFEEETYLDMYIYRLGRKLNKIVTGVENYKESDKLVKEAYRDMYKDKKVRRSYNYDGYDYKRKMEEAYRKGDLDLLDSLNEVTTISKAFNEKFLLKRNDIQAYSIDTILKKHSLFVGVGAAHLAGNRGVIEILRQKGYRLRPVMIGQRDSDEKDNLEKIRVPLEFKKQYAEDSLYSVTIPGDKFFRFNSFAQANMVQYADMANGSYYMVTRIKTEASLLGQSAAVVLKKIDSLLYENIPGKITARKAIVRDGYSGFDITNKTRKGDYQRYNIFALPNEVVIFKVSGIADYITGGKEADVFFSSVHFETPGSSLPTVYKPPYGGFSALFPSRPFYIPEQRNDRERSEWLSSDAKGNDFFIFKTSINQFDYIEEDTFELRLMEESFKSSAVVRESPGGKTASWRNYPVLNGSYAHVDGSRIKVRYILQGANYYVVGARYNNAEAAADSFINSFTFTPEYYGDVKEYKDSVIGFTVKSPLFYPTKDSSDNFSLADIYATTGADNDDDISGSFMDAFRDMNFRVIGNDTTGEKINLIAFRFPKYTYLKDSADFLKNKIFISTNDSDFIIRQHTLFTSPAGWRTEVYRFSDTGSSRVLTTKSFYKGGVVFYLLNMADTITPSGAFVQNFFETFTPADTFKTVNIFEKKSGIFFQDYFGKDSVLKKKAVRALSPSLFDAADLDNVKKAISELSWKTKNYLALKKKWINVVSVFRDEASVTYLKELYSVVKDTSELQNAVLDALLNARTQTSFSAFKDIMLSDPPALTDNRKGNNDYDNIDINALVSSFSKDENLLNKPYFFGYKWAPLYDTLAITKNILPPLLDLLTLDDYKDDILRLLSYAVDSGYTTANDYSQYMNKFLLEAKQLVKKQAARESEKEIKTLQTEDADTYADRYTYGSNSVNDELKHYAVLLMPFWNNSPDVKVFFDKVLQLKNKDAKLQAAILLLRNNKPVPDSIINMLAADDHYRVHFYNLLLLNNLTGKFPAAYKTQRSMAAGILYDTYSYQKVDSLVYIDKLQVADARNKGWVYFFRYRINKDDEVWHIACSGLQPPDTSKVSTTSAAYKEDFTGFTNEVYDEAGISKQMQRMLKENLYAQRESSSRFFSRYDDEDVDAAIVDEIKGGRFE, encoded by the coding sequence ATGAGAAAAAGATTTGCCTTTGCGTTAATGGTATGGTGTGTGGCATTTTTATTAAACCCTTACTATGGTCTTTCACAAAAGAAACCGGCTGCATCTTCAAACACAGACAAACCGGTAAAGTTAAAAAAATACCCCAGTCTTTTATGGGAGATAACGGGCAATGGTCTAAAACAGCCGTCTTACCTTTTTGGCACTATGCACATAAGCAATAAAATGGTCTTTAACCTCAGTGATTCTTTTTACAAGGCCATTAAGAGTGTGGAAGTAGTGGCACTGGAACAAAACCCCGAGGTGTGGCAGGAAGTGTATTCAAGCCCGGGTTTTGATGACGGCTATGGTATGCAGGGCAATATGCTCAACCGTTTTGATCTTTCGAACGAACGGCTTACCGAGCAGACTTTCTCTATCTCTAACTATGAAGCCAGGATACAGGCCGGGCTTGTATCTGAGGCACGGCTGATCAATGGCATGCTTTACAGGAACAACGTGGGCCAGGAAGATTTTGAAGAAGAAACATACCTGGATATGTATATCTATCGCCTTGGCAGAAAGCTGAATAAAATTGTTACCGGCGTAGAGAATTACAAAGAGTCTGACAAGCTGGTAAAAGAGGCTTACAGGGATATGTATAAAGATAAAAAGGTGAGAAGGTCTTACAATTATGATGGCTACGACTATAAACGTAAGATGGAGGAAGCTTACAGGAAAGGCGATCTCGACCTTCTCGATTCGCTGAATGAAGTAACAACCATTTCGAAAGCCTTTAACGAAAAATTTTTGCTGAAGCGAAACGATATACAGGCTTACTCAATAGATACCATCTTAAAAAAACATTCTTTGTTTGTAGGGGTTGGTGCAGCACACCTGGCGGGCAACAGGGGCGTGATTGAAATATTGAGACAAAAAGGATACAGGCTTAGACCGGTGATGATTGGTCAGCGCGACAGCGATGAAAAAGATAATCTTGAAAAGATCAGGGTGCCGCTTGAATTTAAAAAACAATACGCGGAAGATAGTTTGTACAGTGTAACTATTCCCGGAGATAAGTTTTTTCGTTTTAATTCTTTTGCGCAGGCAAATATGGTGCAGTATGCTGATATGGCGAACGGCAGCTACTACATGGTCACCCGTATAAAGACAGAGGCCTCTCTGCTGGGGCAATCTGCTGCTGTTGTTTTGAAAAAGATTGACAGCCTTCTGTATGAAAATATACCGGGAAAGATTACTGCCAGGAAAGCAATCGTTCGCGATGGGTATAGCGGTTTCGATATCACCAATAAAACAAGGAAAGGTGATTACCAGCGTTACAACATTTTTGCGTTGCCCAACGAGGTGGTGATCTTTAAAGTGAGTGGTATTGCAGATTATATAACCGGGGGGAAAGAGGCAGACGTTTTCTTCTCTTCTGTACATTTCGAAACCCCGGGATCTTCCTTGCCCACCGTTTACAAGCCGCCATACGGGGGTTTCTCAGCACTATTCCCGTCCAGGCCGTTTTATATACCCGAACAACGAAACGACAGGGAGAGGAGTGAATGGCTAAGCAGTGATGCGAAAGGGAATGACTTTTTTATTTTTAAAACCAGCATCAATCAATTCGATTATATAGAGGAAGACACATTTGAACTGCGGTTAATGGAAGAAAGTTTTAAAAGCTCGGCAGTCGTAAGGGAATCGCCTGGCGGCAAAACTGCTTCATGGCGAAACTACCCGGTGTTGAATGGTAGCTATGCACATGTGGATGGATCGCGAATAAAAGTACGGTATATTTTACAGGGTGCTAATTATTACGTTGTTGGCGCCAGGTATAACAATGCTGAAGCAGCCGCAGACAGCTTTATCAACTCATTTACATTTACACCCGAATATTATGGGGATGTAAAAGAGTACAAAGATTCAGTGATCGGTTTTACAGTCAAGAGCCCGTTGTTTTATCCTACAAAAGACAGCAGTGATAACTTTTCGCTTGCCGACATTTACGCCACCACCGGCGCAGATAATGACGATGATATATCCGGATCTTTTATGGACGCGTTTAGAGACATGAATTTTCGTGTAATCGGTAATGATACAACGGGAGAGAAGATCAACCTGATTGCATTCCGGTTTCCGAAATATACATACCTGAAAGATTCTGCAGACTTCCTCAAAAACAAAATATTCATCTCCACAAATGATTCAGATTTCATCATTCGCCAGCATACATTGTTTACCTCACCTGCAGGCTGGCGTACGGAGGTCTACCGATTTTCAGATACAGGCAGCAGCAGGGTGCTTACAACCAAATCTTTTTACAAAGGCGGGGTAGTGTTTTACCTGTTAAACATGGCAGACACCATCACACCTTCAGGGGCATTTGTGCAAAACTTCTTTGAGACGTTTACACCGGCAGATACCTTTAAAACCGTCAATATATTTGAAAAGAAATCCGGCATATTCTTCCAGGATTATTTTGGCAAAGACAGTGTACTAAAGAAAAAAGCCGTAAGGGCTTTGTCACCTTCTCTGTTCGATGCTGCTGACCTTGACAATGTAAAAAAAGCCATAAGCGAGCTCAGCTGGAAAACAAAAAATTACCTGGCCTTAAAGAAAAAATGGATCAATGTTGTAAGCGTTTTCCGCGACGAAGCTTCTGTAACCTACCTCAAAGAATTATACAGCGTGGTAAAAGATACATCTGAGCTTCAGAATGCTGTTTTAGATGCTTTACTCAATGCCAGAACGCAAACCTCTTTCAGTGCATTCAAAGATATTATGCTCAGCGATCCGCCGGCACTTACAGATAACAGGAAGGGCAATAACGATTACGATAACATTGATATCAATGCCCTGGTTTCGTCTTTCAGTAAAGATGAAAACCTGTTGAATAAACCATACTTCTTTGGTTATAAGTGGGCACCATTGTACGATACCCTGGCAATCACCAAAAATATTCTTCCGCCGTTGCTTGATCTGCTTACGCTCGACGATTACAAAGATGATATTTTACGCCTGCTGTCCTATGCCGTAGACAGCGGTTATACAACAGCAAATGATTACAGTCAGTACATGAACAAGTTCCTGCTCGAAGCCAAACAACTTGTAAAAAAACAAGCCGCCAGGGAAAGTGAGAAAGAAATAAAAACCCTGCAGACAGAAGATGCTGATACTTATGCAGACCGTTACACATATGGCAGCAACAGTGTGAATGACGAGCTGAAGCACTACGCGGTTTTGCTGATGCCTTTCTGGAACAATTCGCCTGATGTAAAGGTATTTTTCGACAAAGTTTTACAACTGAAAAATAAAGATGCCAAACTGCAGGCAGCCATACTTTTATTGCGCAATAATAAACCTGTGCCTGATAGTATCATCAACATGCTGGCTGCAGACGACCATTATCGCGTACACTTTTACAACCTGTTATTACTAAACAATCTTACCGGTAAATTTCCTGCGGCATACAAAACGCAGCGTTCCATGGCGGCCGGTATTTTATACGACACATATTCTTACCAGAAAGTAGATTCACTTGTTTACATTGATAAGTTGCAGGTTGCAGATGCACGCAATAAAGGGTGGGTTTATTTTTTCAGGTACAGGATAAACAAAGATGATGAAGTGTGGCACATTGCCTGCTCAGGCCTGCAACCGCCCGATACCAGCAAGGTAAGCACAACGTCTGCCGCCTATAAAGAAGATTTTACCGGCTTTACAAACGAGGTGTATGACGAAGCCGGGATCAGTAAGCAAATGCAGCGCATGCTCAAAGAAAACCTATATGCGCAGAGAGAAAGTTCATCGCGGTTTTTCAGCCGCTACGACGATGAGGATGTAGATGCCGCGATCGTTGATGAAATAAAAGGTGGAAGGTTTGAATAA